The DNA region gcaacAATGATCCCAGCCAGGAGGGATACCCTGCCTGTCTCCAGGATCTTGCAGATACGGTGGGATCTGGAGGCAGTTACTGCAGGGTCAGTGTTGGTAAGCCTCATGGGCTTACCACATCAAATGACACCGAGACTTAATTCACAAACAAGTTGTCAGCAGCTGATAAAAATTCAGCCAATTCGCCCGTTCAAGCTTAATTAGAACAAATGACTGGGAAATTCTTAACCCTAAACTGTTCCCACAATCAGATAGGGCTTTCTGTCCTTATTTAGGCTGAAACTGTTCTTGGGACTATTTTCAGCATCACTGCAGTGGAGAGTTTTGCAAACCCAAGTACTCTGTTCCAGATACTTCGCTTACATTgttttgctggctgcttttgccacatctgtatttgttttctaaagCTTTGCCTGTTCTCTCCACTGTAACTGCTAGCAAATAACGCACAGCCAGCCAGGAGATGAAACTTGTATTTGTAATTCCTCCCTGGCTCAGTCTGCAAGGCTGGTGTGGCTGCCACTTGGTGGCATTTTAACGCAAGTAGAAGCAGGCAACTGtgcagctctggctgttcctgAGAGTGGCGGCAGGGCCAATGAGAAACATTTGCTTGACAGGCAAGACTTAACATGGGCCAAGAATTGCTCAGACATTGTCTTCCCCTGCATGCATTttccaagaaaggaaaaaaataaataggacAGTGCAAATCAACATTCCAAACTGGGAGAAATTGTAAATCCACTCACAGCTCTGTAAAGCCCATGGCCACAGGAACAGCCGGCACAGCGCTGCTGAAGGCACACAGGGCACTGCTATTTCCAGCCCCTTTGGCATTAGGGTAAAAGTCACCCCTCTGCATGTCTGCGGTGCTGATTCACACCCACTGGTTTTGAGCAGAAGGTCAGTTACTGTCCTTAATTAAAGTTTTCATCACTAACAGAAGGTCAAAGCTGGCAGACAAAAGGAACAGGTCAAACAGTCATCTTGTTCATGTCCTAGAATAGCCCCAAGTGAAAACAATGAGCATCTTTCCTAACCCACTGCAGGCCCCTGACCTGGCTCCAGGTTGAAATaccatggatttttaaaaattttctgttatttcatagaatcacagaatggcttgggttgaaagggacattaaagatggTTGAGTTCCAGTCctcctgctatgggcagggacaactccAGGGACAAGGAGTAAATCAGGTTTGATAGGTAAAATGGGGAGAAGGGAACATAGACCTTCCTTCCACCCATTAGGGCAGCTTATCCCTGAGAGGCGCTAAGGCTTTTAATAGAGTGAACATAAAAGGCCAGTCCCTTGAAGATGCAGAAAGACCCAGCCATGATCCTGGTTGTCCTGCAGGGCCAGAAGGCAGAATgactgcaggcaggagcccttTCTACAGAAACTCCTTTGGGAAATGTAGGCATTTTGCTAGTATTTATTTcctgttcattttcttgagcCTCAAACCCGCAAACAGGTGGCTACTGCTCAATCTGTGCAGACATCTTCCTACATCATGAAATGATGTGGAAAAGGGAGATAATTCTTTCTTGTAATCACAATTATTTTGGGATACCATCCTTCTCTCCCCACTCGCACAGGTCTTCAGAGATAGGGAAGGCATGTGACAGCATCAGGGCGAAGGCAGACACACCACTGGATGTGAGGAtggcaggatgctgctgtcacacaccaGGAAATCTTGGTGTAGACAAGGGTGTCAACACACTGGACTAGCATGTTGATAAATCAAGATTCCAGAATCTCTCACTGAGATCAAGCATCCGTGTTTTATTGACTGTCTTATGACCATTATCAATACTTTGCTTTGATATTGCAATACAGTGACTTTTGAGCGGGAAGATGGAGGAATATGACTGTGAAAAGGAacctgctcagctgtgtttGAGGCACAATGAAACTTCTTGTGCAAATAAAACTTCTTGCCTAACGGTTTTTGAACTTGCTTCTACTTCTAAATATCTTGTATAAATAACATTGATCCAAAGCCCATCAAAAGGTGGGCTTTGGATCATTGAAGGTGACTGAAAAACTtgaagggtttggggtttttcctttttttttttttcacagaagtgtgatttctctgaaaaaaacaaCTCCTTGAGCCATACTGCGGGAATAATTTTCAGGAAATCTTTGGGTAGAGAAGGGTGTCAACTGAACACACCAGTGCTGCGGATGCTGCCTCCACTGTTAGCCTGGCAAGGGAGAAGTGCTTGCAAACAGCTCATGTTTCCCTTTTGGGTTCCCTTGGCAGGTTTCTAAGTCACTGGGTCCTGAGtcctctcccataggaaggatGCCCTACTTTGGTACCAGATTCTGCTCTTGGACACTCACTGAGACCACCAGTGCTTGTAGGCAAATATCCAAATGCAAAATGTGCCTTATGTTCCACATTCAGCCACTTAATCCCTCCTTTATCAGAAGAGATTCCTCTCCCTGGAAGCTCTCAGACTCACAACAATGTCCAAGCAATCCTAAGGACCCGTTGCAGTTTTCCATCCCCACCAAGCCAAATGCCAAAAAGCAGCCCAAGGAGGAATCCTCCCTGCGAGTCCCACCCCTCCAGCACAGGAGAAAGTCGGAGCTGTTTCCAGCCTCATTTTGGGTGTTATTTTGCCACCCAAACTTGGGTCTGTCAAAGCTGAAACTGAGCAAGACCCTCAGTAACACAGTCTGAGTGCAGATTTCCTTGTCAGCAACAGGTGTGAAAATTGTCCTGTTAGTTACTCCTAGGGGACACACTTACAGACCGTCATGACATGGGCCCATTCAGACAATTCATTGCACTAGGTAATTTCATAGGTAGGTGTCACACTGCGATACGAAATAACTCGCACACGGACGTTAGATGTGAAAGGGGCAAGAAAAGAACTCAAAGAGAGGATTTGGTTTTCTGACTCCACTAgatatagaattccaaaagtgacagtgtattggaggatgaaattgccacctctccaaccacgcTGGTTAAACTAACAGTTCATCAATTCTTTCTACCCACAAACAAGAATGTAAAACAAGCATTATTTACAAGAAGAGtgtgagaaaattcagtagaaatatgtaaacatcagaaggtatagaaaacttttagaagaactttaaaactttcaaaagaacagggtgacagTAGGTACCACCCTCCGTCTCTTCTTTTGCAAGGTAGAAAAGCATTACCCTCAAAAAACACAACAGTTTTCCAAAAGTAACCAAGAAAATCTACAactgtatttaaaacaaaagtaatGTGCAGGTGCTTTGCattgaacaaaaagaaaataaataaaaccaaagttTTCTAAGGCTTCAGAAGAACAGAGAACTTGGAACTATTTACATCCTGGAGACCCAGTTAAGGCATTTGGTTCCAGTCTGGGTCACTGTAAATTCTGTCTCCTTCTGTGTATGAGGTCAGGCCAGCTCTTGGTCACGTCACTTGGCTTTCCAGAGCAGAAAACTCTGGAacaaaaggaggaagagagaaaacatttgGTTGGATTCATCCAAGAGGCACACCTGGCAGAACACAATCAATGACTCGAGTGACTTTACTCCAAGAGGACCTGCACAACTTTTTgactttcagcagctgcctctttCTGGAGAGGATTTTTACAGCCTCCCAGCCACTCAGCCAGGCACATCGTGCTTATTTTCTATTGCAAGTTTGCCAGCAGACCATGGCAATGCATCCCTTTGCCCAGAGGGGCCCACAAACCTTGGTCTTTTATGGAAAATGACACTGCAAAGGCCCCATGGGATGGCAGGTTACAGCTTTTCAGTATTCCCCACTGCTTGTACCACAGGACAACACAACATTTGTAATGATTAAGCTGTACAATCAAAACCAGCTTATCAGCGTATCAGCAGCTCTAAGAAATCCTTTTGGCCAGTACTGATCAAAGGCCCAGCAAGGAGTCAAAAATTCAAGTGCTGTTCAGCTGTAGCCAAGCTACTTAgcaggtgctgccctgacagggcagctctcccccatccctccctctctctttgcTCCCAAAAGAAGTGctcaggaggaagaagaagcCGGGCTGGCTACAGGGCCAGCCCTGTCTGGTGTCTTCAGTAACTACAGGCAGGGCTGTAAAACAAACACTTACTGTTCTAACTTCAGGTCTTCTTCTCTTGTCTTGTCTGGTCTTGTCCTTACGTGGCAGAGAAGTCACTGGAAAAGGATTCTTCTCATCCCCTGCAGATCCCTGAAAAACCACAGAGAGAAAGCTGGTCAGAGAGAGATGCCTAAAGCAATTCCAAAGCCAGGCTTTCCTAAATTCCCAGAGAAAACGTTCATTTCTCCCAGGCATAGTCTATGCAACGAGCTCTCCCCCTCTTGCCTTCTTTCCTAGCACTCCCTCCAATAATTGAAATGGAACCTTGGCTTCTCACCTGGCAGCTCACAGTGCGTTGTACCATTAAACTTTTcccaagcacagaaaaattcagcagcaggttCCTTGTTCAATGGCTGAGAGTGCAGTGAGGACTGGAAGCAGGAAAATTATCAGGAAAAAGCAAGCAATTAGAAGGCAGCTAATCAGTGTGCACAGTCTGGCCTAACATATAGCCCTGCCCCCGCCCCCCACAAAACATCCTCGACCCCATATCTCCAGCTGTCAGTAAAGagccaaatttttaaaaacagccagtaaaatctgattttttttaacccatAAATGCAACAATTTTGTCAGCATGCTATTAAACCTGAGGCCCAGGTTGTAGCCACACCCACAggttatttataaataaatcaaaatttctttttataaacaCACTGCAGTTGCCTACAGTCAGAAATGGTCACTTATCGGAGAGGATGTTTCTGAAGTGAATCCCACAGCACACCTGGGTTGCAGGAATCCTCCCACCAGCTCTCCTGGGTACCACTGTTGATGCCCTGGGATTGCTCCTTGTGGTCCTCCTCCACTTTCCTGTGCTTGGCAAACAAAGGATCCTGGCTCATGGCAGGGTTATCCACGGCAGGCAGGTCCAGGTCATCAGTCGCAGTTCTGGGTCTCTTTTGGGTCGTCGTGGTCGAATTTGGTGCACGTTGTGCAGCAGTCATGGccggcagtgctggcagcaccacatttttcctctcagtttgGAACGAATCTTCTGATGCTCTGGACCAGAGAAGCAAATTCATGATCATGATGTACATATAACCTAGGCATTTCTTAAAAGTTCGCCTACATCCTGCCATTCATGCCAATGTCTCAACTAGACATCACTTCCAAAGCTGAGCGGCTACAAATAAGAGGGAGTTTGAATTGGCAGAGACTTTCGCATTCAATAACAGTGGCCCAGCAGATTTCTGATCATCTGAAATCAGGATGACCTGGGAATTCTGGCAGCAAGAAGCAGCCCCAAATAGCTCTCAACCCTGTTTCACCACTGCTCATTTCCATCCTTTTTAGCCAGCTTCGCAAAGTTTCCAAGAACACACCAAGCAGTGAATCCCAGCTCATGGACTGCAGCAtcagaagagcaggaaatgaaGTTAAACCCAGGGAGAAGGCTCAGGTGTGAGCTAGAATTAAAGCTCTTCCATTCCTACTGCGATTGGAACATCCCTTCCCCCAGCCAGTCATCAGCCCCGACACCTCTGTGCTTTCAAAGGATGTCAGAAGGGAAGGGCTCCCTACCCTTACTCACCTACACCTTCAGAGTGGCTTTCTGCACTGGTTGCTTCTGTGGGAATTGTCAAAATCAGAGAGTTTTAGGAAAGCTACAAAAAGCAGACCTCAGAGACAACAAAACTACAATTAGAGCTAAGCAATAGCCATAAGATTTatcaacagaaaaattatataagaagtagaaaaacaaggacaaatagaacaatAGTCTGTATATTAACACTTGCCTAGAATACCgccctaagctacagaaaagtacatctagcaaGATATTAAGAAGGTCTAAGCTTAATAATAGAGCTttgtgcattgtgttttaaagcTTACAAACAAGTATTACAttcaaaataagaaaacccTCTTTCAACAAAAAATGCATGTACTGCTAGTAGTTAGATACAACTACTATCaatatgcttttgttttgtgtgatTAGTCAAAAAACTTTTGAAGTAAGTTgtaacattaagttctttgtGTGCTACCAAAAATGTAGACTACTACTGTCTTCCCATTGTCATAACCATGTCGTAAGACTAATGCTAAAAAAGAAACTTAACACGCGTTCCACagcaatcccatcccattcatAATTTATACATAAACCCCCAACCAACAATAGCTTCCAGCATGTAAAGGCCAATCTGCAGCAGCTGTAGCTGCAGAATGCACATCACGTTAGAAGCAAACTCTTGAGTGTCTGGACAGGAGATACAGGAGTTCTTCATCTTTCCCTTTTGAAGAGAGACTTAGATTTACACATCTTTCTGACATCCCATCACTGCATACTCACTTCAGTTTATTGGAGCCTTTGTTTGCTGAAAGCGGAAATtattttgttgggatttttttgtctcattcctttttcttcctgggaGTATCCCCCTTGTCTTCCCTCTAGCAGCAAGaataaaaacagggaaaaaaaatcactcaggTCTTGGAAGTTCACCTAAAGTACAGACCACTACAGCTCAGTTTGATAGATTCtggctgaaaacagaaaaaaacaacacactGGAACTCCCTTTAGAGGAGAAGCATCACGGCTCTACTGCCAGCCTATGAAGGGGAAACTCCACACGAGTTTTTCAAACACTACCTTGGTCATTGTCCAAACCCACTTCCTCTAGCCCCTCTCACCTTCTTTTTGGGGGACTCCTCAGGACTCCTCATGGCTTTCCTCTTCACGTCTGCCTCCCTTGCAGGCGAGAACAACTTCTTCTCCCCAGGAGGCAAGGGCACCTTCCCTTTGTGCAAATCCCCAGGCCTGTGGCCACTGGGCATGAAGGCATCATACTCCTGAGCATGTCTCAGGAGACTGGGCTCCAAAAAGCCTTTGGTGTTGACCTGGTGGGAGCCCTTTCTCTTCTCAGAGGCCTTGTGAAGTGCCGGCTTCAGGCCTTTTTTGTCGGTGGCTTTTGGCTTCACTGTTTTCTTGACTTTGGGCTGGTCCTTGCAAGACTGGCCTGTGACCTGCAAAAGACCAGCCTCACTCTCTACCTTCCAGACTCTCTTGGATTCGTCATGTACCTGGGACATACTTGGCCTTTTGATACCCAGAGTATTCTTGGGCAAGGCCTCCTTGGTGTGCACAGGAGGCTTCAGAAAGCTGGGCTTGGATGTAACATCAGATTCGTGGGCAGGCTTGGCCACTTGGCCACAACTCTGGTCAGGAACCTTGGGCACGTGGGCAGAGCTCTTGTCAGGCTCCTCGTGCTTCCTGTTCTCAGAGGGTTTTTGCACTCCCAGCTTCAGGCCTTTTCGGAAAGCGGGTTTTGGTTTCTCTGCTTCTTGGACTTACAGCTTGTCTTTGGAGGACTGGTCTCTGACCTCCAACGGACCAGGCTCGCTCTCCAGCTTCAGGACTTTCTTGGATTTGTCATGCTCCAGGGGCTCGCTGGGCCTTTTGATACCCACAATCTTCCTGGGCAAGGCCTCCTTGGTGTGCCCAAGAGGCTTTAGAGAGCTGGGTGTGCTCATACCATGAGATTCCTGAGGAGCCTTTGTCACTTGGCCAGAGGTCTTATGAAAATGCTCGGTCATTTGGCCAGAGGTCTTGTGAGTGTCCTCGGCCACTTGGGAAAAGGTCTTGTGGAAATCCATGGCCACTTGGCCACAGCTCTTGTAAGAAGGCTCCCTTGCCTTGGAGTGGTGCTGGCAGGAATTGCTGCTGATGCCCCGCTCCTGCTTCACACCCTCCTCACGTCCATGCCCATGGGCAATTTCCATGGGACCCTCTCTTTGTACTGCTCTTCGCTTTATCTGGGTCATTAGGTTGTCAAGGTGCCACTTTTTAGAAGCTGATGGCTCAGGCTGccaacaaaagagaaaagaaggattCAAGACTGATGCCTTTTTGGCTCTTTCTGTCCTagcacagctccccagagcCCAGAGACTCTTGCCCAGAAGTCTGGCCTTTGGCCTGTGAAGAACTGACTCTAAACTAACAGGCCACAGGCACTAACTTGCTCCTTGAGCATGGTATGATGGAACCCCACACAAGGTGCTGTTTCTGCTTGGTTTCTAACTCTCAACACTGTTTATGGTCAAAGAACTTAGGCTGGCCTCCAGGCAGGCTCCTTCTGCCAAGACTGAAGTTCTGCTCAGCAGAGAGATCTCTTGTAATTTACCAGAAGCCCTGGCCAAAATGGGCAGGGTTACCTTTGCCTGCAATGGAAATTCGGAAGTCTCTGTTCTAGCAGGTGTCCGAAAAGGTGGCAGGAGAGGTGACAGGGGGCTGCTCATTTcctggaaagagaaggagagaagaagCTCACAGGAGTTTTGCTGATGGACACAGAGGCAGTTTCACGCTTCCCAGAGTCAGAGGGATCCACCTCCCCATGGATTGGTACCGGCTTTCCCATGGAGATCTGGTATTGAAGAGCACCCACCTCCAATATTCCTTCAATGGGCTGCTCATACATGTGCACGATGGGCTGAAACAAGAAAGAGGGAAGCACTGTGAGTTTGTTTGGGTATTTTACTCCTTGATACCAAACAAGCATGCGCTCAGCAAACATTTGCTGTCCAACAGCTCTAGAAATGTCTTTCAAGTCCATTCATAATGAAATGCTAATAAGGAATAACAGTTCCATCTGAAGGGCAGTAAGGAACAGAGAccaggcagagcaagagctgaaACCACCAGTCACCTCCTGCAAGATCAATGTCTGGCTTCCCTGGCAGTCAGGAAACACCGTTTCCATTGCTGACTTTGCTGACTTTTATTTAATATGGTTAAGAAAGTCTGTTTCTGCAGTGTGCTCCCTTCATTGAAAATCACTTTCCTTTAGTTGCTATTGTAGCAGCGAAGCTTGGCCTGCAAAGGCACAGGCTGTCTCTGCATGTGAAAGAGTTGAGCAAAAAGTGTCATTAGTTAAGAAAAAACAGTTAGAAATAAAAGTTCCCAATCCTAGAGAAATTCCCAGTTCAGTTCTAGAGAAGGAGGAATATTTGTCATTCACCCAAATGAAATCAGACtcatttttctgaaggaaaaaaaacaaaacaaaacaaaacaaaacaaaaaaaaaccaaaaaaaaccccagaacaaCTTTGACCAAAATGCAACCCTTGCAAGGTGCAGTTGTTGCTTGGCTTCCAGTTCAGAACAGTCAGGTAACTTGGGCTGGCTCCAGGCTGGATCCTCCTGCCAAGATCGAGCTTTTGCTTGGCAAAGCACTTGACCATCATCACTTGGGCTCCTGGAAAGACATCCTACTACTTATTACACACAACATTTGAACACAGAAAAAGGTTCAGGCCTTCAGGCACAGGAGCTTTTCTGAAGGACTAAAGCAGAGACCACAAACTTCAAACTAAGCCCAGCTAATGGACCAGCTCTGCAAGGTTGCTTTGATTCTGGCCAGGATTTGATTCTGGCACAAGGAAAGCACCCACACATGGAGCTCGTGCAAGATAGAGAAGACTCTTCATCTGTTTTCAGCCAACTTCAAGGTAGGCGTCTTCATTCCACCTGAGAATAGAAATGCTCTGGAGTTGTCCACAAATTCTGCTTCTTGGCTCCAGACTTTGCAAACTGCAGAGGAACACAGCTTGacttgccctttttttttcaccttctaTGATCTGCACAggactgaagctgagccaggctcttcagctttgccgCTTTTCAGCGTCTCTGCTCCACGtatgccctgtgacatctctcggGTTTTTTTACGTCTCTCCTGGGCTTCTACCTAgtcctcctgcagccctccATGGAAATTCTTGCGCTTCCCTTTAGGCTCTGAGATGCAGAGAACTCGATGGcagctgcagaagagaaggctaGTAGAGAGAGCAACGGTGAGTTTGATGTGGTTTACCTGGCACAAGCAGAAATGTGCAGCCCGTGGCTGGCTTTTACTTCTACAGCCTATTGCTACGGGAGCAGTTGCTGAAAGACATCAGGAGATTTGTGAGAGTGAAAAATGAGACGGCACGTCTAGCTGAGAAGGGGAGTGCCAAGCAGCAGAGTGTTGTGCATTCTTCCAGAGTGACTTAATTTATGGGACTAAAACAGAAATGGCACGTGGGCACGTGGTACAGCTCAGACGCAGACGTGTAGATCATCTCCACACAACCTTGGACCTTGTGATTAATTAGGCATTGAGAACATGAGCTGTGCACAGGACAGACTTCAGTGCCTCTCAGAAATACTGGAGCAGGTTTTGTGGTCAGGCATTGCCTGGGCAGGAGTGTCAGAGCATCCccactgcctccctccctccctccctccacatCCACCACGACGTGCCATACTGTCTCACTTGCCCCTATGTCgagcaattttatttcttaagtaCGTTATTAATTTCATAAACTTTGATGTTTGGGAGATAGCTTCTTTTAAACCCCAGCTAAAGCCAAGAGGGGCTAAGAGAGAAGATAACCACTGCttgtacagaaagaaaaataggcCACGAGGGATCGTTCTGATACTCTTGTCTGATCTCCTGCCATCTCCCAGCCAGGTCTGAACAGTCTGCAGCAAATAAAATCTAAGAACATCTGACCCTAAAATGACAGGTCTTTGACAAGGGGTCACCGCCTCTGGTATGGATGTCCCAGGAATGGAAGTCATTACCAGACAAACAGGCTCtgtatattaatatttaaaaaaaaaaaaaaagtaggctTGAAAGGCCAATATTCAATATGCATGAAATTCATAGATTCAAGTTTTTACATTCTTTTAAGAAGTTAATCCCAGCTCCCACTGAAGGGCTAGAAGAAGGCAAGAACACTAGAGACCAAGGTCAAACTTCTCTGAGCAACATGTTCCAGAGCCTCACgaccctcacagtgaagaatttattcctaatatctaatttaaaaCTTTCCTTTGTCAGTTTAAAGTTATTCCTCCTTGTTCTATCACAGCATGTCCCTGTGATAAGTCCTTTTCCAGCTCTTCTGtagcccctttaggtactggaatgTGTTCTAAGttctccctggatccttctcttttccaggctgaacagctccagctctctcaTCCTACCTTCATAGCAGAGgttctccatccctctgatcaccttCATGACCCTGCCAGTGTGTCCACATCCTTCTTctgctgaggaccccagagctggatgcagcactgcagatgggatctcaccagagcagggcagaaCTCCCTTCCTCaacctgctgcccacactgctttggagGCAGCTAGGATAATTTTTGCAGATTACTTTTCATTTTAGACCAAACCAAATATAGAAACCCCACACTCCTCTTCAAAAAGTTATTTGCTAAATCATATTGGGTGGCCAACCGGACACTCTGATAGATTGCTCCAGCCCTGACCCCGGGATGTGTTTGTGGTAGAAATTGCAGATAATTCAATGATTCTTTGTGCTGGCTCAGCTCAAGGCTTCTTTGGAGCTCAGAGTTCAGTGCTATGAAATTGGTATCCCAATAAACCAACACTGTTACAGAACTAGTGTCCATTTGCTTTAGGCTGGAACcaacgtgttcattaaccccaGTGCCTCGTGATGGACTGGGACTGGTTCACCTCAGAGGAGAGGTCACTGCTTTGTCAGCTTTGCTCCTTACATCCTCTCATTAAATTTCCATCTAAGTCCCACAAACTTGGCTTGCTAagaagcaaagatttttttttttttcaattagcTTAATGTTTGCCAAAGTCCAGGGGCCCTCAGTTTgagaaggacattgagatgctCGAGAgcacccagaggagggcaatgaggctggtgaggggcttggaacacaagtcctctgaggaatgactgagggagctgggggtgtttagcttggagaaaaggagactcagaggcaaCCATATCACCCTCTACTGCTTTTtcctggttcagggcaaatttgggagtGAACCCccaaaggggttcctctagGAAGCAGATTCAATAGGCCTCTCCCCTAACCGGTTCGGGAAAAAATACCTCCTtagagaaaagtggaaaaaactgtttattaaacaagaagACCTAAACAGTATTAAACAATAATATTGCTGCTCCAAAAGAGAGATATACTCAGAAAgtcccctccctgggctgcagcttgGCTCACTCAGTCTCTGATCAGTCCCTCCAGCGCTGGAAATGCCACAGCCCAGGCCTGGCCTGGTGGCCACAGGTgagagctgcctctgctcttctgggtgttcagtccagagcaggtttgaacaGTTccaaagaaatgggaaaaaaaacacagtccagggaacttctctgcctcagttAGCTgaaaactaactaaaagcaaaggagagctctgtcccgCTGTCTGT from Anomalospiza imberbis isolate Cuckoo-Finch-1a 21T00152 chromosome 4, ASM3175350v1, whole genome shotgun sequence includes:
- the LOC137472755 gene encoding AF4/FMR2 family member 1-like produces the protein MTQIKRRAVQREGPMEIAHGHGREEGVKQERGISSNSCQHHSKAREPSYKSFSQVAEDTHKTSGQMTEHFHKTSGQVTKAPQESHGMSTPSSLKPLGHTKEALPRKIVGIKRPSEPLEHDKSKKVLKLESEPGPLEVTGQSCKDQPKVKKTVKPKATDKKGLKPALHKASEKRKGSHQVNTKGFLEPSLLRHAQEYDAFMPSGHRPGDLHKGKVPLPPGEKKLFSPAREADVKRKAMRSPEESPKKKREDKGDTPRKKKE